GGACAATCGGTGATGACGCCACGTCAGCTATTCCTGGTGAAAATTGATCGAGAGGATTACATTAGAATTCCCGCACAAGCAttgatgactaaattgaaaagtttacatATGTATgctataatatgtttaggactgattgaACAATTTCTTCCATGACACATTGTATCTTTTTATCATTAATAACGAAAAATCATTACATATTACGTAGGATTATAAACTCATAAATTGCATATACATTATATTATCTGGCcgcaaataagaaaaaaaaaaaaatggcacatgGATGAACATGTCACCGCTAAGCAAAGACCATCATCGATCATGTTAAACATATTTGTAACTTTTTGGTCCCATGGAACTCCCATCAACAAAGGATGGACTCAAAGTGAATCGAACTCCAAAAAGCTTTGGACAAATAAATTTTCGTTAAGTTTTCATGCGAGTGATGTTCAATTTTGTCCCGTACTAATCAATAGTGTGGTTGGAGGAAggtctttttccttaatttatttttcgatacTTAAatattattagatgagtttgatgacCTCTAATTAAGTACAACTTAATTGATTATCATGAGTGGAAAATCACTTAATTTGGTAAGTAAAGATTAACTTACAACTCTGAACAGTAAATTTAGTGCATCTTGCAAAGGTGGATTATCTTGAGCATCGGTGGATAATGAAAATTTATAGGATTAATGTcacggaaaaccccaaatcggtacacccacgataaatttatcctaaattattcttttgaccaccaaaaaccccaaactatatacttgtgacaaatttacctcaaattggtacacatgtaataaatttaccctccgttaatttttgttaaatctaatgGTCAAATTGTTAAGTTGGATGGCATACGGCAATTCACGAGTGTACCAATTCGGGATTTTTAGCCTCCGTTTCTCataggtttatcaatttgagatttttcgtagtattaatccaatataatggagagtaaatttatcacggatataccaACTTGAGgcttttcttgataaaaaaaaattagtttagagtaaatttccaacaaaaataccagtttagggtttttcgtagacaaaaaaatagtttggaatactagtttggagtttttcatgataaaaaaatagttaaatttgtaacaggtgtaccagtttgaggttttccatAATATTAACCCAAATTAATAATGACAAATAATTCTCATGGTCTAgagaaaataaggagaaaattaagcaaaaaaaaaaaaccgaaggCACCTAGTTACAAGAACACGAGAATATTATTCAGTAGAAAGCTAGAGCACCTAGGATGAAGACGCACCCTATGAAAGAAATCAGTTCGAGGTGCAATCAACAGGCTTGAAGGACAACTTCATATTCTGGGTGTCGTATCCGACCAAGTAGTTCATCTGTGCCAAGTTGCCGTAGATCGCCATGTCGCCCGGCTTCAGCGTGAAGCATATGATGTCCTCCGCGACTCGAACGAAGGAGTTCGCCATGCCCAGTCCCACGTCTGCGCCCTTGAAATGGAAGGTCACGGTAGGGATGTTGAGCCCGACGTCCGTCGCGGCCTTGTAACAGAGGCTGAGGATCTGAGACGGGTCGCTCGCGCTGGGCAGCTTTACGGACTTGGCCATGGCGGCTTCGATCTGGGTGTAGAAATCTGAAGGCAGCAGCGTCAAGGTCGTGCCCGAGTCGATGATGATGTTCCCTCCGTCCGTGGCGGAAGGGCCTTCGGAGGGAAAATCTATCCTCGTTTTGCCGACGCTTACCGCTTCTAGGGTTAGGTAGTAGAAGGTCTTTTGCTCCCCTTGGATTAGAGGAGTGGAGACGACGCCGCTGCCAGCAACCACGGCATTGGCCCCGAAGTTCAATTTGCTAGATCTTCCACGCTCCGAGAAGAAGGGCACCAAGCAATAGGAGAATTTGCCGCCGGTGGCTTTCCCCAT
This sequence is a window from Rhodamnia argentea isolate NSW1041297 chromosome 3, ASM2092103v1, whole genome shotgun sequence. Protein-coding genes within it:
- the LOC125314262 gene encoding aspartic proteinase CDR1-like, giving the protein MELVHRESPRSPFYNPADTPYQRMASTIRRSIARAHRLNPNAAGEPNTPSAVIVSQSGEYLMNVSLGNPPATIVGIADTGSDLIWTQCKPCTDCFKQAPPLFDPSKSSTYKDVSCRASLCGAVSQTSCGEGEAAGLCEYSYSYGDSSYTLGTLATETFTIGSTSGRPVSFPNVLFGCGHENGGNFGGGQMNGIVGLGGGDASLISQMGKATGGKFSYCLVPFFSERGRSSKLNFGANAVVAGSGVVSTPLIQGEQKTFYYLTLEAVSVGKTRIDFPSEGPSATDGGNIIIDSGTTLTLLPSDFYTQIEAAMAKSVKLPSASDPSQILSLCYKAATDVGLNIPTVTFHFKGADVGLGMANSFVRVAEDIICFTLKPGDMAIYGNLAQMNYLVGYDTQNMKLSFKPVDCTSN